In Frondihabitans sp. PAMC 28766, a genomic segment contains:
- the pdxT gene encoding pyridoxal 5'-phosphate synthase glutaminase subunit PdxT, whose product MGMLGAEGVPVRRSSELDGVEGLIIPGGESSVMDKLSRTFDLAAPLKAAISSGLPVYGTCAGLIMLADRILDGMAGQQSLGGLDVSVRRNAFGSQRDSFEEDLEVPVLEGGPVHAVFIRAPVVEEVGPAARVLGQLSDDRVVAVEQGDLLGTSFHPEMTHDYRFHEYFLTKVRARRD is encoded by the coding sequence ATGGGCATGCTCGGTGCGGAGGGCGTGCCCGTGCGCCGCTCGTCCGAGCTCGACGGTGTCGAGGGCCTGATCATCCCCGGCGGCGAGTCGAGCGTCATGGACAAGCTGTCCCGAACGTTCGACCTGGCCGCGCCGTTGAAGGCTGCGATCTCGAGTGGGCTGCCGGTCTACGGCACGTGCGCCGGTCTGATCATGCTGGCCGATCGCATCCTGGACGGCATGGCGGGTCAGCAGAGTCTGGGCGGCCTCGACGTGTCGGTGCGACGCAACGCGTTCGGCTCGCAACGCGACTCGTTCGAAGAAGACCTCGAAGTGCCGGTGCTCGAGGGCGGGCCCGTGCACGCGGTGTTCATCCGGGCGCCCGTCGTCGAAGAAGTCGGCCCCGCGGCCCGCGTGCTCGGGCAGTTGAGCGACGATCGCGTCGTCGCCGTCGAGCAGGGCGACCTCCTCGGAACGTCCTTCCACCCCGAGATGACGCACGACTACCGATTCCACGAGTACTTCTTGACGAAGGTGCGCGCCCGCCGCGACTGA
- a CDS encoding NADP-dependent oxidoreductase — protein sequence MSDSPAPEIPTHGRAVRFDHYGDREVLQVVDVEVSPPAAGDVLVEVKAAGTNPGEAAIRQGFLDSMFPATFPSGEGTDFAGVVVSAGGDVTAWHPADEVIGWSEQRSSHADFVTVPAHQLVAKPRGVSWEVAGSLFVVAATATAAIAAIGPKPGQTVVVSSAAGGVGSLVTQLLVVDGVDVISIASAGNHEWLRSVDARPVAYGEGLADRIRELAPNGVDALIDTFGDEYVHLGVELGLQPDRIETIIAFGAAAEIGALSKGSSDASTPEVLAHVAKLLDQGKVTLPIAQTFPLTEVRAAFELLEQHHAHGKVVLVP from the coding sequence ATGAGCGACTCACCCGCCCCCGAAATCCCCACGCACGGCCGCGCCGTCCGCTTCGACCACTACGGCGACCGCGAGGTTCTGCAAGTCGTCGACGTCGAGGTGTCGCCTCCTGCTGCCGGTGACGTGCTCGTGGAGGTGAAGGCTGCGGGCACGAACCCCGGCGAGGCAGCGATCCGCCAGGGCTTCCTCGACTCGATGTTCCCGGCCACCTTCCCCTCCGGCGAGGGCACCGACTTCGCCGGCGTCGTCGTGAGCGCAGGAGGCGACGTGACGGCCTGGCATCCTGCCGACGAGGTCATCGGCTGGTCGGAGCAGCGCTCCAGCCATGCCGACTTCGTCACCGTGCCGGCGCACCAGCTCGTCGCCAAGCCGAGGGGCGTGTCATGGGAGGTCGCCGGCTCCCTCTTCGTGGTCGCGGCCACCGCGACGGCCGCCATTGCGGCCATCGGCCCGAAGCCCGGCCAGACGGTCGTCGTCTCGTCGGCCGCCGGGGGAGTGGGCTCGCTCGTCACCCAGCTGCTCGTCGTCGACGGCGTCGACGTGATCAGCATCGCCTCCGCGGGCAACCACGAGTGGCTCCGCAGCGTCGACGCGCGCCCCGTCGCCTACGGCGAGGGCCTCGCGGACCGCATCCGCGAGCTCGCGCCGAACGGCGTCGACGCGCTGATCGACACTTTCGGCGACGAGTACGTGCACCTCGGGGTCGAGCTCGGCCTCCAGCCCGACCGCATCGAGACGATCATCGCGTTCGGGGCCGCCGCCGAGATCGGCGCCTTGTCGAAGGGGTCGTCCGACGCGTCGACGCCCGAGGTGCTGGCGCACGTGGCGAAGCTGCTCGACCAGGGCAAGGTCACGCTGCCCATCGCGCAGACCTTCCCGCTGACCGAGGTGCGGGCGGCGTTCGAGTTGCTCGAGCAGCACCACGCCCACGGCAAGGTCGTGTTGGTCCCCTAA
- the pdxS gene encoding pyridoxal 5'-phosphate synthase lyase subunit PdxS, producing the protein MSDSTPTTDSSLTAPATGSSLVKRGLADMLKGGVIMDVVNVEQARIAEDAGATAVMALERVPADIRAQGGVARMSDPDMIDEIIKAVNIPVMAKARIGHFVEAQILETLGVDYIDESEVLSPADYVNHIDKWKFTVPFVCGATNLGEALRRITEGAAMIRSKGEAGTGDVSEATKHIRTITREIAALRHLREDELYVAAKELQAPIETVREVAATGKLPVVLFTAGGVATPADAALMMQLGADGVFVGSGIFKSGDPALRAAAIVKATTFYDDAKIVAEASRGLGEAMVGINVADIPAPHRLADRGW; encoded by the coding sequence ATGAGCGACAGCACCCCCACCACCGATTCCTCCCTCACTGCGCCCGCCACGGGGTCCTCCCTGGTCAAGCGCGGTCTCGCCGACATGCTCAAGGGCGGCGTCATCATGGACGTCGTCAACGTCGAGCAGGCTCGCATCGCCGAAGACGCGGGCGCCACTGCGGTCATGGCCCTCGAGCGCGTCCCCGCCGACATCCGTGCGCAGGGCGGCGTGGCCCGCATGTCCGACCCCGACATGATCGACGAGATCATCAAGGCCGTGAACATTCCGGTCATGGCGAAGGCGCGCATCGGCCACTTCGTCGAGGCGCAGATCCTCGAGACCCTCGGCGTCGACTACATCGACGAGTCCGAGGTGCTGAGCCCGGCCGACTACGTCAACCACATCGACAAGTGGAAGTTCACGGTGCCGTTCGTCTGCGGCGCCACCAACCTCGGCGAGGCTCTCCGCCGCATCACCGAAGGCGCGGCCATGATCCGCTCGAAGGGCGAGGCCGGCACCGGCGACGTCTCCGAGGCCACCAAGCACATCCGCACGATCACGAGAGAGATCGCGGCCCTCCGCCACCTTCGCGAAGACGAGCTCTACGTCGCCGCGAAAGAGCTGCAGGCCCCGATCGAGACCGTCCGCGAGGTCGCAGCCACCGGCAAGTTGCCCGTCGTGCTCTTCACCGCCGGTGGCGTCGCCACCCCGGCCGACGCAGCCCTCATGATGCAGCTCGGCGCCGACGGCGTCTTTGTCGGCTCCGGCATCTTCAAGTCGGGAGACCCGGCGCTTCGCGCAGCCGCGATCGTCAAGGCGACCACGTTCTACGACGACGCGAAGATCGTCGCCGAAGCCTCGCGCGGTCTCGGCGAGGCCATGGTCGGCATCAACGTCGCCGACATTCCGGCCCCGCACCGCCTCGCGGACCGCGGCTGGTGA
- a CDS encoding BTAD domain-containing putative transcriptional regulator gives MSSEVATRVAVAVLGRVLVTGHDDDASLIEPPGALAKALLVALTLAGSDGASSARLVDDVWGETPPGSPKPALQTLVSRVRQTGPRGLIESTTTGYRLSAAVLTDLNEAERLLRASRSEVSADPAIAQLTSSEALGLWRGEPGADLQTEGLAGELARAAHRLRADLLTVRAEAREAVGDHAAALDDLDSLAAGPAPSFAAAGGDEHTLELRLRALGGLGRRPEALRLFAAHREALADELGIDPSPRLVALHTELLRDDAETQATPPARDASAAKPRRTGRVSGLRRAPNELLGRDRDVDEVVASLQPGRAVTILGAGGLGKTRLAHEVGWRMHETRPELSVVVVELGAVRSAADVPAAIADPLGIRDAAVTRLPRGEVMPRADVRERIIGAIDEGPMLLVIDNCEHLVDAAAEWVADILASSADVTIVATSRSPLAIAAERLHPLEPLPVEGAGAQLFEERARQARPGAVLPRDVVERLCARLDGLPLAIELAAARVRSMPVDEIERRLGNRFALLTSGDRSAPERHRTLTAVIDWSWNLLGPSEQRLLRRLSPLPAGFSADAAAHVASCDLCDVKGGKRSAETLVDDDLDGLVAQSLVSVVDDRRTGAVRYRMLETVREFGLARLHEAGESALVRDALYGWALAFSHFALERLDGTDQVRVISAVAAEQDNLISVLRHAADEGRDDVVVVVFAALGYHWTLRGIHEEVAEFGKVAVRALLRSRPAREHRDAALLGLALAGSLTFFGDRRTGLVALGALRRLREGGPADDPFVEMTSRLFVAATTDLASLKALLDEGVRSSHTSVVELTSLVSAQVHENDGDVDEAMALSLRSHAIAVEGRHVWSEATAAGQVAELHMQRGCPAEALSWSARSRDGLDAVGAIADVHRAEWLSGLALVQLGRLDEARAIFERFSEADEPDAIADGEDLTMVSRAGLAEIALAEGRVADGVATYDASAEALRHGDLFSPWRELVGAAALAARVTSGMGAQDATGRLATRLRVRLVAGRRVRGMFHDVPILGSCAFALGLWLRAPGGPVDRPELGLRLLALGERLGARQDLGVLVQAPHFAAVPADELPALDRFRAEAAGLSPADALSLAIDLLADRTLRPALVPSAPLAPTAH, from the coding sequence GTGTCCTCCGAGGTCGCTACGCGCGTGGCGGTCGCCGTCCTCGGCCGAGTGCTCGTCACCGGCCACGACGACGACGCCTCCCTTATCGAGCCCCCGGGTGCGCTCGCGAAGGCCTTGCTCGTCGCCCTGACCCTGGCCGGGTCCGACGGGGCGAGCTCTGCTCGCCTCGTCGACGACGTCTGGGGCGAGACTCCCCCCGGCTCGCCCAAGCCCGCACTGCAGACACTGGTCTCCCGGGTGCGGCAGACGGGCCCGCGCGGCCTGATCGAGTCGACGACCACCGGCTACCGCCTCTCAGCGGCGGTGCTCACCGATCTCAACGAAGCCGAGCGCCTCCTTCGTGCCTCCCGCAGCGAGGTTTCGGCCGACCCGGCGATCGCTCAACTCACGTCGAGCGAGGCGCTCGGCCTGTGGCGCGGAGAGCCCGGCGCCGACCTCCAGACCGAAGGGCTCGCCGGCGAGCTCGCCAGAGCCGCCCACCGTCTGAGGGCAGACCTGCTGACCGTGCGGGCCGAAGCTCGAGAGGCCGTCGGAGACCACGCGGCAGCGCTCGACGATCTCGATTCGCTTGCGGCGGGGCCAGCGCCGTCGTTCGCGGCCGCAGGAGGCGACGAGCACACACTCGAGCTCCGGCTGCGCGCTCTCGGCGGCCTCGGCCGGCGTCCCGAGGCGCTGCGCCTCTTCGCCGCCCATCGTGAAGCCCTGGCCGACGAGCTGGGCATCGACCCCTCACCTCGCCTCGTCGCGCTGCACACCGAGCTGCTGCGAGACGACGCCGAGACGCAAGCCACTCCTCCCGCGCGCGACGCGTCCGCTGCGAAGCCGCGGCGCACCGGGCGCGTGAGCGGGTTGCGCCGCGCTCCCAATGAGCTGCTCGGCCGGGATCGCGATGTCGACGAGGTCGTCGCGAGCCTCCAACCGGGTCGCGCCGTCACGATCCTGGGGGCCGGCGGCCTCGGCAAGACCCGGCTCGCCCACGAGGTCGGCTGGCGGATGCACGAGACGAGGCCCGAGCTGTCGGTCGTGGTGGTCGAGCTCGGCGCTGTGCGGAGCGCCGCCGACGTGCCCGCGGCGATCGCCGATCCGCTGGGCATCCGCGACGCCGCGGTGACCCGTCTGCCGCGCGGCGAAGTGATGCCGCGCGCGGATGTGCGCGAACGCATCATCGGCGCGATCGACGAGGGCCCGATGCTGCTCGTGATCGACAACTGCGAGCACCTCGTCGATGCCGCAGCGGAGTGGGTGGCAGACATTCTGGCCTCGAGCGCCGATGTGACGATCGTGGCGACGAGCCGTTCGCCCCTCGCGATCGCGGCCGAGCGCCTGCACCCGCTCGAGCCGCTGCCGGTCGAGGGCGCCGGCGCCCAGCTCTTCGAAGAGCGAGCGCGGCAGGCCCGGCCGGGCGCCGTGCTGCCGCGCGACGTGGTCGAGCGCCTGTGCGCTCGCCTCGACGGGCTGCCGCTGGCCATCGAGCTGGCCGCCGCTCGCGTGCGATCGATGCCGGTCGACGAGATCGAACGGCGGCTCGGCAACCGCTTCGCGTTGCTGACCTCCGGTGACCGGTCGGCGCCCGAGCGCCACCGCACGCTGACCGCGGTGATCGACTGGAGCTGGAACCTGCTGGGGCCGAGCGAACAGCGCCTCCTGCGCCGGCTGTCGCCGCTGCCGGCCGGGTTCAGTGCCGATGCGGCCGCTCACGTCGCCTCCTGCGATCTTTGCGACGTGAAGGGCGGCAAGAGGAGCGCCGAGACGCTCGTCGACGACGACCTCGACGGGCTGGTGGCCCAGTCGCTGGTCTCGGTGGTCGACGATCGCCGCACCGGCGCCGTCCGCTACCGGATGCTCGAGACGGTGCGCGAGTTCGGGCTGGCGCGGCTGCACGAAGCCGGCGAGAGCGCGCTCGTGCGCGACGCACTGTACGGCTGGGCGCTCGCGTTCTCGCACTTCGCTCTCGAACGGCTGGACGGCACGGATCAGGTCCGGGTGATCTCAGCCGTCGCCGCCGAGCAGGACAACCTCATCTCGGTGCTGCGGCACGCCGCCGACGAGGGCCGCGACGATGTGGTCGTGGTCGTCTTCGCGGCGCTCGGCTACCACTGGACCCTCCGCGGCATCCACGAGGAGGTCGCGGAATTCGGCAAGGTCGCCGTCCGCGCGCTCCTCCGGTCGAGGCCCGCTCGCGAGCACCGCGACGCCGCCCTGCTCGGCCTCGCGCTCGCCGGCAGCCTCACCTTCTTCGGCGACCGTCGCACGGGGCTCGTCGCGCTCGGCGCGCTGCGGCGTCTGCGGGAGGGCGGACCTGCCGACGACCCGTTCGTCGAGATGACATCGCGGCTGTTCGTGGCAGCCACTACCGATCTCGCCTCGCTCAAGGCCCTCCTCGACGAGGGCGTGCGGTCGTCGCACACCAGTGTCGTCGAGCTCACCTCGTTGGTGAGCGCGCAGGTGCACGAGAACGACGGCGACGTCGACGAGGCGATGGCGCTGTCGCTGCGCAGCCATGCGATCGCCGTCGAGGGTCGGCACGTGTGGAGCGAGGCCACCGCGGCCGGCCAGGTCGCCGAGCTGCACATGCAGCGCGGCTGCCCCGCCGAGGCGCTCTCGTGGTCGGCCCGGAGCCGCGACGGCCTCGACGCGGTCGGGGCGATCGCCGACGTGCATCGCGCCGAATGGCTGTCCGGCCTCGCCCTCGTGCAGCTCGGCCGGCTCGACGAGGCCCGCGCGATCTTCGAGCGCTTCTCCGAGGCCGACGAGCCGGACGCCATCGCCGATGGCGAAGACCTCACGATGGTCAGCCGCGCCGGCCTCGCCGAGATCGCTCTGGCCGAGGGGCGCGTCGCCGACGGGGTCGCCACCTACGACGCCTCCGCCGAGGCGCTCCGCCACGGCGACCTGTTCTCGCCGTGGCGCGAGCTGGTCGGCGCCGCAGCCCTCGCGGCTCGGGTCACCAGCGGCATGGGGGCGCAGGATGCCACTGGCCGGCTGGCCACGCGGCTCCGCGTGCGCCTCGTGGCCGGGCGGCGCGTGCGTGGCATGTTTCACGACGTCCCCATCCTCGGGTCCTGCGCCTTCGCCCTGGGGCTCTGGCTGCGCGCGCCGGGCGGGCCGGTCGATCGCCCCGAGCTCGGCCTGCGCCTCCTGGCGCTCGGCGAGCGGTTGGGCGCCCGGCAGGATCTCGGCGTGCTCGTCCAGGCGCCGCACTTCGCGGCCGTCCCCGCCGACGAGCTGCCCGCGCTCGACCGGTTCCGCGCCGAGGCGGCGGGGCTCTCCCCCGCCGACGCCCTGAGCCTGGCGATCGACCTGCTGGCCGATCGCACCCTGCGCCCGGCGCTCGTCCCGTCGGCCCCGCTCGCGCCGACCGCACACTGA
- a CDS encoding NAD(P)H-binding protein, whose amino-acid sequence MARIAIVGGNGLTARHLISRLSARGDEALALVRSGDQGPTIEALGGTPVVLDLVSSSVDDYADALRGADAVVFAAGVGGNGGDVNAVDRDGSIKSIDAAAAAGLRRFVQISAVGASGGTPSSLSGPFWEAYYAAKRAGDAHLRDSGLDWTILEPGALTEDLAADGIELGTRVSSVPISRADVAATVVAVLDEPASIGFTWELVGGDTPVVDAVKAAVAR is encoded by the coding sequence ATGGCACGCATCGCAATCGTCGGGGGCAACGGTCTCACGGCCCGGCACCTCATCAGTCGGCTCAGCGCCCGGGGCGACGAAGCCCTCGCGTTGGTCAGGTCGGGTGACCAGGGCCCGACCATCGAGGCCCTCGGCGGCACCCCGGTCGTGCTCGACCTCGTCTCGAGCAGCGTCGACGACTACGCCGACGCGCTCCGCGGCGCTGACGCCGTCGTCTTCGCCGCCGGAGTAGGCGGCAACGGCGGCGATGTGAATGCCGTCGACCGCGACGGCTCCATCAAGAGCATCGACGCGGCGGCCGCGGCCGGCCTGCGTCGCTTCGTGCAGATCTCGGCCGTGGGGGCATCCGGTGGCACCCCGTCGAGCCTGTCGGGGCCGTTCTGGGAGGCCTACTACGCGGCCAAGCGCGCGGGTGACGCGCACCTGCGCGATTCGGGTCTCGACTGGACGATCCTCGAGCCGGGAGCCCTCACCGAAGATCTGGCCGCCGACGGCATCGAGCTCGGCACCCGCGTCTCGAGCGTGCCGATCAGCCGCGCCGATGTAGCCGCCACCGTCGTCGCCGTGCTCGACGAGCCTGCCAGCATCGGCTTCACCTGGGAGCTCGTCGGCGGCGACACCCCCGTGGTCGATGCGGTGAAGGCGGCCGTCGCCCGATAG
- a CDS encoding YebC/PmpR family DNA-binding transcriptional regulator, producing MSGHSKWATTKHQKAVVDGRRAKSFAKLIKNIEVAAKMGGADFEGNPTLVDAVQKAKKTSVPKDNIDRAVKRGAGLSGDAVDYQTIIYEGYAANGIALMIECLTDNKNRAAANVRTVMSRNGGTMADPGSVAYNFSRKGVITVMKTDNLSEDDVMAAVLDAGAEDVVDQGAGFEVQTDPSDLVPARTALQAAGIDYDAADIEFVPGLKVEADAETARKVFRLIDALDDDDDVQNVYSNIDVTADVQAELDEDDE from the coding sequence GTGTCCGGGCATTCCAAGTGGGCGACGACCAAGCACCAGAAGGCGGTCGTCGACGGCCGTCGCGCGAAATCGTTCGCGAAGCTGATCAAGAACATCGAGGTGGCCGCCAAGATGGGCGGCGCCGACTTCGAGGGCAACCCGACGCTCGTCGATGCCGTTCAGAAGGCGAAGAAGACCTCCGTCCCCAAGGACAACATCGATCGCGCGGTCAAACGCGGCGCCGGCCTGAGCGGCGACGCCGTCGACTACCAGACCATCATCTACGAGGGGTACGCCGCCAATGGCATCGCGCTGATGATCGAGTGCCTCACCGACAACAAGAACCGCGCGGCCGCCAACGTTCGCACGGTCATGTCTCGCAACGGTGGCACGATGGCCGACCCCGGCAGCGTCGCCTACAACTTCAGCCGCAAGGGCGTCATCACGGTCATGAAGACCGACAACCTCTCTGAAGACGACGTCATGGCCGCCGTGCTCGACGCCGGTGCCGAAGACGTCGTCGACCAGGGCGCCGGATTCGAGGTGCAGACCGATCCGAGCGATCTCGTGCCGGCGCGCACCGCGCTTCAGGCGGCCGGCATCGACTACGACGCCGCCGACATCGAGTTCGTGCCCGGCCTCAAGGTCGAGGCCGACGCCGAGACGGCCCGTAAGGTGTTCCGCCTCATCGACGCGCTCGACGACGACGACGACGTGCAGAACGTCTACTCGAACATCGACGTGACGGCCGACGTGCAGGCCGAGCTCGACGAAGACGACGAGTAG
- a CDS encoding HIT domain-containing protein produces MTDPREEADVVESSASFAAAPDAFQRLWTPHRAVYVQKGQGAHDDKCPFCAAPGKSDDEALIVARGEHAYVLLNLFPYNPGHLLVCPYRHVSTYDRATAEEVAEIGSLTQTAMRVLTEVSHAQGFNMGINQGDVGGAGIASHLHQHVVPRYGGDSNFFPIIAETKAITQLLGDVRQAVADAWPNDSAPSDPGASTP; encoded by the coding sequence GTGACCGACCCTCGGGAGGAGGCGGACGTCGTCGAGTCGTCCGCCTCCTTCGCGGCGGCACCCGACGCCTTCCAGCGGCTCTGGACGCCGCACCGCGCCGTCTACGTGCAGAAGGGGCAGGGCGCTCACGACGACAAGTGCCCGTTCTGCGCGGCGCCCGGCAAGAGCGACGACGAGGCTCTGATCGTCGCGCGCGGCGAGCACGCCTACGTGCTCCTCAACCTCTTCCCGTACAACCCGGGGCACCTGCTCGTCTGCCCGTATCGCCACGTGTCGACCTACGACCGGGCCACCGCCGAGGAGGTCGCCGAGATCGGCTCGCTGACTCAGACCGCGATGCGGGTGCTCACCGAGGTGTCGCACGCGCAGGGCTTCAATATGGGCATCAACCAGGGCGATGTCGGCGGCGCCGGCATCGCCTCCCACCTGCACCAGCACGTCGTGCCGCGCTATGGCGGCGACTCGAACTTCTTCCCGATCATCGCCGAGACGAAGGCGATCACGCAGCTACTCGGCGACGTGCGCCAAGCCGTCGCCGACGCCTGGCCGAACGACTCGGCTCCGAGCGATCCGGGCGCTTCGACACCGTAA
- the thrS gene encoding threonine--tRNA ligase — MAASIQPIEVTETTTGFDLFPDRSIVAVRVDGALYDMAATFEPASPDERPCLAEPVPIDSPQGLEILRHSTAHVMAQAVQSINPEAKLGIGPPIDDGFYFDFDVAEAFTPDDLKAIEKVMERIVKANQRFVRRVVSEVEARELMANEPYKLELIGLKGPAGLDEAAGDAGTVLVDESSVEVGGAELTVYDNVDAKTGDVVWRDLCRGPHLPSTRLIQNGWKLMRSAGAYWRGSEKNKQLQRIYGTAWATKDELREHLGRLEEAAKRDHRKLGAELDLFSFPDELGSGLAVFHPKGGIIRREMENYSRERHEAEGYDFVYTPHITKSNLYETSGHLGWYKDGMFPAMHLDEARNEEGEIVRQGADYYLKPMNCPMHILVYRSQGRSYRDLPLRLFEFGTVYRNEKSGVIHGLTRVRGMTQDDAHIFTTREEMANELKTTLGFVLSLLKDYGLNDFYLELSTKDPEKYVGDDATWEEATETLAQVARETGLELVPDPAGAAFYGPKISVQARDAIGRTWQMSTVQLDFNLPERFGLEYTSADGTHQRPVMIHRALFGSIERFFGVLTEHYAGAFPVWLAPVQVVGIPVAEEYGDYLDGISAQLKARGVRVQVDHSNDRMPKKIRTHTKQKVPFQLIAGEEDRAAGSVSFRYRDGSQENGIPVDEAIEKIVAAIETKAQV, encoded by the coding sequence GTGGCCGCCTCGATCCAGCCGATCGAGGTCACGGAGACTACGACCGGATTCGACCTCTTCCCCGACCGCAGCATCGTCGCCGTCCGCGTCGACGGCGCCCTCTACGACATGGCCGCCACCTTCGAGCCCGCCAGCCCCGATGAGAGGCCCTGCCTGGCCGAGCCCGTGCCGATCGACTCGCCGCAGGGTCTCGAGATCCTGCGCCACTCGACCGCCCACGTCATGGCGCAGGCCGTTCAGAGCATCAACCCCGAGGCCAAGCTCGGCATCGGCCCGCCCATCGACGACGGCTTCTACTTCGACTTCGACGTCGCCGAGGCATTCACCCCCGATGACCTCAAGGCGATCGAGAAGGTCATGGAGCGCATCGTCAAGGCGAACCAGCGCTTCGTGCGCCGCGTCGTCAGCGAAGTCGAGGCGCGCGAGCTGATGGCGAACGAGCCGTACAAGCTCGAGTTGATCGGCCTCAAGGGGCCGGCCGGGCTCGACGAGGCGGCAGGCGATGCCGGCACTGTTCTGGTCGATGAATCCAGCGTCGAGGTCGGCGGCGCCGAGCTCACCGTCTACGACAACGTCGACGCGAAGACCGGCGACGTCGTGTGGCGCGACCTCTGCCGCGGCCCGCACCTTCCCTCGACCCGCCTGATCCAGAACGGCTGGAAGCTCATGCGGTCGGCCGGCGCGTACTGGCGCGGCTCCGAGAAGAACAAGCAGCTGCAGCGCATCTACGGCACCGCCTGGGCCACCAAAGACGAACTGCGCGAGCACCTCGGCCGCCTCGAGGAGGCCGCAAAGCGCGACCACCGCAAGCTCGGCGCCGAACTCGACCTCTTCTCGTTCCCCGACGAGCTGGGCTCGGGCCTGGCGGTCTTCCACCCCAAGGGGGGCATCATCCGCCGCGAGATGGAGAACTACTCGCGCGAGCGCCACGAGGCCGAGGGCTACGACTTCGTCTACACGCCCCACATCACCAAGTCCAACCTGTATGAGACCAGCGGCCACCTCGGCTGGTACAAGGACGGCATGTTCCCCGCGATGCACCTCGACGAGGCGCGCAACGAGGAGGGCGAGATCGTCCGCCAGGGCGCCGACTACTACCTCAAGCCCATGAACTGCCCGATGCACATCCTCGTGTACCGGTCGCAGGGCCGCTCGTACCGCGACCTGCCGCTGCGCCTCTTCGAGTTCGGCACCGTCTACCGCAACGAGAAGTCGGGCGTGATCCACGGCCTGACCCGCGTCCGCGGCATGACACAGGACGACGCGCACATCTTCACCACCCGCGAAGAGATGGCGAACGAGCTCAAGACGACGCTGGGCTTCGTGCTGTCGCTGCTCAAGGACTACGGGCTCAACGACTTCTACCTCGAACTCTCGACCAAGGATCCCGAGAAGTACGTCGGCGACGACGCCACCTGGGAAGAGGCGACGGAGACGCTCGCACAGGTCGCTCGCGAGACCGGTCTCGAGTTGGTCCCGGATCCTGCCGGCGCCGCCTTCTACGGCCCGAAGATCTCGGTGCAGGCGCGCGACGCCATCGGCCGCACCTGGCAGATGTCGACCGTGCAGCTCGACTTCAACCTGCCCGAGCGCTTCGGCCTCGAGTACACCTCGGCCGACGGCACGCACCAGCGCCCGGTGATGATCCACCGTGCGCTCTTCGGATCGATCGAGCGCTTCTTCGGCGTGCTGACCGAGCACTATGCGGGCGCTTTCCCGGTGTGGCTCGCGCCCGTGCAGGTCGTCGGCATCCCTGTGGCCGAGGAGTACGGCGACTACCTCGACGGGATCTCCGCCCAGCTCAAGGCGCGAGGCGTGCGCGTGCAGGTCGATCACAGCAACGACCGCATGCCGAAGAAGATCCGCACCCACACCAAGCAGAAGGTGCCGTTCCAGCTCATCGCCGGCGAGGAGGATCGCGCTGCAGGCTCGGTCAGCTTCCGCTACCGCGACGGGTCGCAGGAGAACGGGATCCCCGTCGACGAGGCCATCGAGAAGATCGTCGCGGCGATCGAGACCAAGGCGCAGGTCTGA
- a CDS encoding ABC transporter permease, with translation MTAVTNQLLAQKLKNHVSLGQTVRNSFTMAYRGLLKVRRTPEQLIDVTIQPIIFTLMFTFLFGGAIAGSVHAYLPLIIPGILVQTVITGSVTTGVQLREDMDKGVFDRFRSLPIARIAPLAGALLADTVRYAIATTITLIMGVILGWRPDGGFGFIVLAGLLVIACAWAISWIFAFFGVTARSASSVQGISFLVLFPLTFLSNAFVPTTSLPSWLKAFVNINPVSHLVTAIRDLTNSGTVTGDLWIALVGAAVIVAIFAPLTVRAYMRKA, from the coding sequence ATGACCGCCGTCACCAATCAGCTGCTCGCCCAGAAGCTGAAGAACCACGTCAGCCTCGGGCAGACGGTTCGAAACTCGTTCACGATGGCCTACCGGGGGCTGCTCAAGGTGCGTCGCACCCCCGAGCAGCTGATCGACGTGACGATCCAGCCGATCATCTTCACGCTGATGTTCACGTTCCTGTTCGGCGGGGCCATCGCCGGCAGCGTCCACGCGTACCTGCCTCTGATCATCCCCGGCATCCTCGTGCAGACGGTCATCACGGGCTCGGTCACGACCGGGGTCCAGTTGCGCGAAGACATGGACAAGGGCGTGTTCGACCGGTTCCGGTCTCTGCCGATCGCGCGAATCGCGCCGCTCGCAGGGGCCCTGCTGGCCGACACCGTGCGCTACGCCATCGCTACGACGATCACGCTCATCATGGGTGTCATCCTCGGCTGGCGCCCTGACGGAGGCTTCGGCTTCATCGTGCTGGCCGGCCTGCTGGTGATCGCCTGCGCCTGGGCGATCAGCTGGATCTTCGCGTTCTTCGGCGTCACGGCCCGCAGCGCGTCGAGCGTGCAAGGCATCTCGTTCCTGGTGCTGTTCCCGTTGACGTTCCTGTCCAACGCATTCGTGCCCACGACGTCCCTTCCGTCCTGGCTGAAGGCCTTCGTCAACATCAATCCGGTGTCGCACCTGGTCACGGCCATCCGCGACTTGACCAACAGCGGCACTGTCACGGGCGACCTGTGGATCGCACTCGTCGGCGCCGCCGTGATCGTCGCGATCTTCGCGCCGCTCACCGTGCGGGCGTACATGCGCAAGGCGTAG